The DNA segment CATTCAAATCTGTCCAGGATATTAAGAATGATTGTTGCTAAACCAAGAGAGCGGTATACACCATAAATTGGTTCCTAAGGATCATCGTTGATTTTTAGTTAGGAAAAAGGTTCTAAatattttttcacattttttcacTGTATTGTCTATGTGTGGCTTGAAATTGGTTTATTTGTCTAGATTCAatgcaaaataatttactttttcactAACTAATATTTTCACTAACTAGTGATTCTTGCGAAGAATATTGTTTCAGATTAACTCGCATTTATCTGtagtttccattttttcagTATTTAGCACCTTTTCTAATCGTTACCTTATATTCATAATGCCGTCATTACAAAATTGTGATTCGTGACTAAAAAATGCATGCTTTCAATCGAAGGACATATAAAGCGCTACTCGAACAAAACCATAGCCTTGTCGAgctaaaaatttaaataacattttcatgaGAGTCATTATAGTATTTCTTGTAGTTTATAAACTCTGCTTTCTatactttaaaaattattacttactgcttttttaaataatttaaagatTCCTAGAAAACTTACACAAACATCAATATGGTCTTTAACTTTGCAGTAAATATTTTTACAGTGCATACCAAAAAATGTACTCATCGAGTAAAAACAGTTCAACAGTGTGAAATCCACCTGAAACGCAAACTCATCGCAATATCGCTTTGCGTTGTGAAATAGCTGGGACTAGCAAAAATCATGCCATTTCAAttataacaaattaaaatccAATAACTGCACAATGTTTCGATTCGCCACAGTCCGTACCGCTGGGTTGGCATGCGGTACCCAAGGTATTTAAGTGAATGGCTGGGTAACAGATGCAACGCAAACGATCCCGTCTCCCTCGCAGTACGATCCGAGAATGGAAtgttcgcacacacacacacacacacacacacacacacacacaaaagaaaaaaaaactcagcaAAAACACAGTCCAATCCAATTTTATCACTTATTTGAGCATTTATGATGGTTCGCTGCTTCAATAATATGGTGTCCGGCGGGAAATcagttttcctttttcgttgttttcctGTGTGCTTGCTTCTGCTTCTTGGCAATTTCGCAACACCAGCGCAAAACGGACCAATCACTTTCGTTCGTCTGGCACTGGCAGTCGTTTTAATTACattgcaatatttttcatttcccgCTTAGGACCAATATGCACTCGTGTTCGGTTCAGCTAATTTTAAGTCGAAAAGTTCAATGCATTATTTGTGTGGGAGCATTCATTTCAGCTAGAAAGAACTGCAGCTTTTGTTGACTGCTCGGCGGGGTAAGCCGAATTAGCACAAGAGCTATTACCATCCATCAAACATGCATAGAGCACAACACAAATGGTGTGTTTCACAGTTTTTGGTTTTAGGTTATTGTCTtggattttttaaatgtatgttTAATCCTCACCCATTCACATCTAACAGCATATGGAGTGGAACGTGAATTCGATTATCTATCAAACAAAGCGTTGAGGCTATTCGTACACTGCAGATAACATGTGAACCTAACAAAACAATGGAGCGCTTTTTAATCCAAATattgatcatcacgataacAATCGATATCAAACCCATTGGAAACCTTTAAAATCTTCTTCATGGCTGCTCAACATAGAGCAAAAACACGTGCATAAATTTCAAACCCGAACTGTAGTGTCCACAAATAGCCGCTAGAGCCCGGACCCACATTATAACAAACTAACGGCCTAAAACTTCATTATCTTCCACTCCTTACCCTGCCACTCAGATAATCAAACCACGTTTTCCACTCCCAACAATCGCGTCCGTTTTATCTTTATCAGTACTAAACGACGAGTAACGAACTAAAGCCAACTGAAACGAGCTACCGCTACGCGCATAACCGATCACTGATCAATAGATCCTCCGTGCCCTGTTGCCAAATTCCGATCCCCATGCCGTCTCGCAATGCAAGAGCACCGCCCAGCGCTCTGATTTATGACACAGGCATGTTAATGAAATTGCTGCTAAATTGTTTTTGGAGGTTCGGGAAACGCGAAGAAACGGAAGCGGGACTGACAACATGCAATCTATGTACATATATTGGAGGTTTTGCAATAACACGGCACCGTGCCACTGATATAGGCCATCCCCGAGAGGCAACACACTAATCCGGGCGTTATTAGTTACAGCTAATGCACCGCTGGTTTTAAGCTGAGGGTGGTTCCCAGGCGCGTGAGTAGCTCTTCAGTGGGTTATTGTATTCAATTTTGGTAGACTTTCAACAAGGGAAAAAAATCGGTTTATTTGTTTCCGCTAAAACACTTGTTTGTTCGCACACCATTTGCAAATACagacaaaaatgtgttttaatttttcattttaataacaTTCGATTGTGTTAAAGCAATACGGCTGAAGTCGTTCCTtccgaattaaaaaaaaagatcgaaATCAtcaagaaaataaagaaagaaagaaatattcTAGTTTTATTAAACTTATTAACTCCAAAAGTCAAAATACTGCAAAAACTATAAGCTCATAATTATAACAGATGGGAAACAAAAGTACCAAATTATTCTTTGACATCTCTGTTCATCTTAGGTCGAAATTCTTACGCTATTTTCTACGCTGAATTTCTACGCTTATTTGCTATGCTATGCTTATCCTACGTTGCACATTTACTGGCTGGTATGGTTCATTGACCTGCGGAAACAGTTGAAGATTCTGAGCAGGAACTGTTTCGATTGCAGAACAGAAACAGGTTCTTGTTTTGTTCCAGATCCAGAACAGTTACAGGTACAGTTTTAAGAAGAAATAAACTGGGGAACTTTTGCAAGACCAGTAGGTTTGTTTCAATATCAATTTCAGAACCGGTATAGTTTCTTGATCGATTCCAGGattggtatgggttcagtattagttccaggactggtatGGGTTCGTTATCGGTTCGTGATTCAGTATGgattcagtatcagttccagggcTAGTATGGATTCGTGATCGATTTCAGGAACACACTGGTTTTACTATCAGAACCATAACTGACATGGGTCGGGTTTTGGTAATAGGTCAATTATTGGGTCGTTATAAGGTACTGTTTTGAATTAGGCTTTCGAGCCGTCTATTTTGATGCACATCTTAGAGTAAAGGAGGCCTTTGATACTTTGTTGCTTAGCCCTGTAACCGGTCCACAATAGCTagcttaattttaaaaaacaacaacaacaatgtttcaaacttttacatatttttttttaaatgttgtcCGACTATCAAAATTTAATCAGAcaacattaaaattttaatatgaataaaaatatttatattaaaaaaacacaatattcaaaaaacagaaaagttAGCGTTGaaaagtttttgaaaaaagttACATAGACTGCCAAatacgaaaaaaatgaaaagaaaagagtACAAAATAGAAGAGCCCAACAAACAGTTATAAGCAACAATGTAAGCAATGGCTCTGTCTACATCGGAAGATATTCAGGCTCATTCCAAGTACTGTCAACGGGAAACAATCATGCAACAATGCTGCAAAAATGTTCCTCAAACAATTGATtaatcataatcatcatcatcatcggtttATAAGCGGTTGGTTGCAGGGAAGATAAAGCCGCGCACACTCGGCGCATGCGTTGCTAGGTCAAAAAACACGGGCAAACTCTTCATTTAAAATGTTCcagatcgttttttttttgcttgaaaaCAAAAGCTATCTCCTCTTGTACGCCTACCGTTGCATGTACAAAATCGAACAGTTCCACCTGCATCAAAAATAATCCTTGAAAATATAGCTAAGCCTTCCGTTATAACGTCTCATTTCTCTATAGCTTTTCGTTTAATGCTGATGGTTTACGGCAGCAAACGGTCGCTTACCATCCGTTATCACGTGCCGCTTTTGAGCGCTAGCGATATCATGGTTTGTAGCTCTATTGGTCAATTGTGATACCGTTAATAACGCACCACCATATAGCGTTCACGTATCATCCTGAACAGCattatcgtcatcatcgtcatccatccatccactcGCTTCAACGGGCACCGTTAATATTGATAACGATTTCCCATCCAACGAGCATGTGATAACGACGACTCACCAGCCGACGACGACTGGTAGGTACACCGCCGTTTCCGTTACAGCTATTACTAACGAGACCTCCGATTGCTGGAGGCTCAGTTTGAAACTATCCGTTTCGCGAACCGGGCCGACCGTCTGTTGGGAACGAACGGgagcacgtgtgtgtgtgtgtgtgtgtgttttgtagaGGAGATCCGGAGGTGGTGGATCCGTTTCGGCTTGCCGACGGTGGTGTAGTGCTGTACAAACCATACCGGTCCGTCAGTGTGGAGCAGCAGAAGGTCTGAGAAGGTCTAGTGTAGAGCAGAAGgatcagaagaagaaaacatacacacaatgaCAGGTGCGACTGATCCTTTCAGACAgtgaaaatgaaggaaaacatACTGGTTGCTCCTTTTGCCAATGCCGTTGCGTCCAATGCGTTCAGTTATAGTTTCGGAATGTATGCTAAATTAGACCAATTACCCTCATTTCATGTTGCAGATCACGAACACGATCACGACCatgacgacgaccacgaccacGACCATGACCATCCCTCGGTGCTGTTGCGACTGCACGGTACGCTCATGGTAGTTGCTTGGCTGTTCTTCAATTCCCTCGGAAACACCGTTGCAAGGTAGGAGCTAAATTCAGGAGCATGTGCAATATTCAACCGTTTGCCGCTTCCTGTCGAGCTTACTTAACCAACGAATCTATCGTTCGAATTTGCTTCCAGGTATTTCAAAACAACATGGACCACCCGTCGGTACTTTGGAGTGCCGGTGTGGAATTTTGTAAGTTTTCTAGTCGCACAAACAGCCACAAAAGCACGGATAGCtttatgttttgcattttgttttgtcttgtattgtttttttttttttgccccttCATAGTACCATCGGATTTACATGATGGCCAGCTGGATACTGACATGCGCCGCCATCGTGTGCATTTTTGTCGATGTGCAGGGGTTTGAGGCACACGCGCACAGCATCGTCGGTCTGGCGACGTTCGCCCTCGTGTTCATCCAGCCCATCCTGGGACTAATGAGACCGAGCCAGCAGCCGGCACAGTCCGCGATTAGAATCCTGCACACTCTCCTGGGCCATGCTGCCTACATCCTGGCAGGTAAATTAAGCCTTCCCTGTCCAAACCAATCCCTCCACGCGCTCATAGCTACACCCGAGCAGACTAATTACTCTCCATACACCTATGCGCCGTGTTGTTATCCCCAAACTCTTGCATTGCAGTAACGAACATGTTCCTGGGAATCGGACTGGAACCGGCCCACATATCCTCGGTGATGTATGGCCTGCTTGCCGGTGCAGTGGGCATTCACGTGCTGGCCCATGTAGCTTTCAACGTAAGTCCCCTTTGCTTACCAACACCATCGCCCACCCAAATCGAGTGCATTCATTAACGGTAATTTACACGCCCGTCTTTTGGGTGCGCTCCCGTCTCTCGTGACgcggggttttatttttttgagcAGGTTCTCGAATATCTTACCAGACGGAAGGGGGGCGAATTGGACGTAAATAAGGACGCATCGGTAGGTAGCTTACGGAATGGAGAAGAAATTAGTGGCTTTACCACACCGCAACGGCTTTTCATTTACCGACCtgtttctctttccttttcgGAACAGTTTTCACGCTGGCGGAAAACTACACTGATGGTACAAATGATTGCACTGTACGCGTTCACCATCGCAAACGTGGTGTTCGTATGGCGCGGATAGCCACACCGGGAGCAGACACGTTCCACACGGTTCTTCGTAAGAGAACGCAAGGTCAACTGTACAATACACTACCACGCTTAACTGTGATGAATACATTTGTCTCACTACAAACATATACATTTTGCATCATTAGTCGCTTACTCTCTGGTGCACGTTTGTGGGCCAAGTTCCTCCCGCTCAATGTCAGACAACGCATGGCTTCAGGTTTGTAGTGGATTGGAAAGATAAGAACGCGGCCGGATAATTGATAACCGTTCCCTATCGTCAGCCTGGTCGCGAGTGGAGCAGCGTGCCTGTATCTTTAGCGGCCAGTAAAGTGTTCCACCGTCTGATCCCGCTCATTGGGCGCACTCTCCTCCCGTAATGCTCTGATAGGTGGCGATTACCTATTTGATTGTGTATCATTATTTGCCTGCAGGTCGTGGCCGTATGCGACAATGTAAACATAATGCACAATGATAACAAATCTATGGCTCAAAGAATACGATAGACGGGGTTTTTCTTATCAGATAAAGTGCTgcatcataaaaataaataacttccTTGAATTACTTTATCGCTCTCCGAGACAAGGGTTACTGGAATTTCTCACAATCACATGCTGCATTTCGATTCCATTCAGAAGTTCTTgcgcttttgtttcttttcttttcggaTAAAAATAATCTTTCAACAGTGTCCTTCACCCCAAAAGTAACACCATAACTAATCCTCATCATAGAGCATGCATTCCTTTCCACACTGCATGCAATGTTACGTGCATCCTTTAATGCATCTGCCTTCATCGCGTACCACTCCGACGACCAGGCTCCAATTTTGCATCCCCTCGCAAGTGCCAACCCCAGCAATCCAGCTCTTACTCGGCAGTGCAACCCAGCGGGCCAGCAACCATCTGCATGTTAATATCCATTAAAAATCCATGCCATCTCTGCCATCGCGCGAAAATACTAATG comes from the Anopheles coluzzii chromosome 2, AcolN3, whole genome shotgun sequence genome and includes:
- the LOC120952001 gene encoding putative ferric-chelate reductase 1 homolog, translating into MTDHEHDHDHDDDHDHDHDHPSVLLRLHGTLMVVAWLFFNSLGNTVARYFKTTWTTRRYFGVPVWNFYHRIYMMASWILTCAAIVCIFVDVQGFEAHAHSIVGLATFALVFIQPILGLMRPSQQPAQSAIRILHTLLGHAAYILAVTNMFLGIGLEPAHISSVMYGLLAGAVGIHVLAHVAFNVLEYLTRRKGGELDVNKDASFSRWRKTTLMVQMIALYAFTIANVVFVWRG